A genomic region of Mycobacterium sp. Aquia_213 contains the following coding sequences:
- a CDS encoding fatty acid desaturase family protein yields the protein MAISNIPAFAHLTDADIETLGVELDAIRLDIEESRGERDARYIRRTIAAQRALEVGGRLMLAGSSKRSAWWAGTVTLGLAKIVENMEIGHNVMHGQWNWMNDPEIHSTTWEWDMSGASKHWRSTHNYQHHKYTNILGMDDDVGYAILRVTRDQPWKPYNVANLLFNTILALGFEWGIGFQPIELGKVLKRGPDREITLVQIREFAVKAGRQVVKDYVAFPAFTALSPAATYTSTFKANLVANVIRNIWADAVIFCGHFPDGAEKFTKTDMIGESQGEWYLRQMLGSANFNAGPALRFMSGNLCYQIEHHLYPDLPSNRLHEISVRVRALCDKYDLPYTTGSFLMQSGKTWRTIAKLSLPDRYLRDTADDAAETRSERMFAELAPGFAGTDPATGRHRGLKTAIAAVRRWRRGGVSVKPPGQTATVAHRHTATTSDPPQGFSR from the coding sequence ATGGCGATCAGTAACATTCCCGCCTTCGCCCATCTGACCGACGCGGACATCGAGACCCTGGGTGTTGAGCTGGACGCGATCCGGCTGGACATCGAGGAATCCCGTGGCGAGCGCGACGCGCGCTACATCCGCCGCACCATCGCCGCACAACGTGCCCTCGAGGTGGGCGGCCGGCTCATGCTGGCCGGCAGTTCGAAACGCTCGGCGTGGTGGGCGGGAACGGTGACGCTTGGCCTAGCCAAGATCGTCGAGAACATGGAGATCGGCCACAACGTGATGCACGGTCAGTGGAACTGGATGAACGATCCCGAGATTCACTCCACGACGTGGGAGTGGGACATGAGTGGAGCATCAAAACACTGGCGGTCGACCCACAACTATCAACACCACAAATACACGAACATCCTCGGCATGGACGACGATGTCGGCTACGCGATCCTCCGGGTCACCCGTGACCAGCCCTGGAAGCCGTACAACGTCGCCAACCTACTGTTCAACACCATCCTGGCGTTGGGATTTGAGTGGGGAATCGGCTTCCAGCCCATCGAACTCGGCAAGGTCCTCAAGCGTGGCCCGGACCGCGAGATCACCCTGGTGCAGATACGCGAGTTCGCGGTCAAGGCGGGAAGACAGGTGGTCAAGGACTACGTCGCATTCCCGGCGTTCACCGCGCTTTCGCCCGCGGCGACCTACACATCGACGTTCAAGGCCAACCTCGTGGCCAACGTGATCCGCAACATTTGGGCCGACGCGGTGATCTTCTGTGGGCATTTCCCTGATGGCGCAGAGAAATTCACCAAGACCGACATGATCGGCGAATCGCAGGGGGAGTGGTATCTGCGCCAGATGCTGGGCAGTGCCAACTTCAACGCCGGACCGGCGTTGCGGTTCATGAGCGGCAACTTGTGTTATCAGATCGAGCACCACCTGTATCCCGATCTGCCCAGCAACCGGTTGCACGAGATCTCGGTGCGAGTGCGCGCGTTGTGCGATAAGTACGACTTGCCTTACACCACAGGATCATTCCTGATGCAGTCCGGCAAGACGTGGCGCACCATCGCCAAACTGTCACTGCCAGACCGCTACTTGCGCGATACCGCTGACGACGCGGCCGAGACCCGCAGCGAGCGGATGTTCGCTGAACTGGCGCCCGGTTTCGCCGGGACCGATCCGGCAACAGGCCGTCACCGTGGCCTCAAGACGGCGATCGCAGCGGTTCGGCGATGGCGTCGAGGTGGTGTGTCGGTCAAACCCCCGGGGCAGACAGCGACGGTTGCCCATCGCCACACTGCG
- a CDS encoding NYN domain-containing protein: protein MTDSATTRVAVYLDFDNIVISRYDQVHGRNSFQKDKAKGLDADRLQSATVDVGAIIDFASSFGTLVLTRAYADWSADVNAAYHGQLVGRAVDLVQLFPAAAYGKNGADIRLAVDAVEDMFRLPDLTHVVIVGGDSDYIALAQRCKRLGRYVVGIGVAGASSRSLAAACDEFVTYDALPGIPTAATESAQPKKRDRRPSTAAEADDAPADAQGAATGLLERALRIGLDKDDTEWLHNSEVKAQMKRMDPSFSEKALGFKSFSDFLRSRSELVELDETSTTRLVRLRADTVT, encoded by the coding sequence ATGACCGATTCCGCCACCACCCGGGTCGCGGTCTACCTCGACTTCGACAACATCGTGATCTCCCGTTACGACCAGGTGCACGGGCGCAACTCCTTCCAGAAGGACAAGGCCAAGGGGCTCGACGCGGACCGGCTGCAGTCGGCGACGGTCGACGTCGGCGCCATCATCGACTTCGCGTCGTCGTTCGGCACGCTCGTGCTCACCCGCGCGTACGCCGACTGGTCCGCGGATGTCAACGCCGCCTACCACGGCCAGCTCGTGGGCCGGGCGGTCGATCTCGTTCAACTCTTCCCGGCCGCTGCTTACGGGAAGAACGGCGCCGACATCCGGCTGGCCGTCGACGCGGTCGAGGATATGTTCCGGTTGCCCGATCTGACCCACGTGGTGATCGTCGGCGGCGATTCCGATTACATCGCGTTGGCGCAGCGGTGCAAGCGGCTAGGTAGATACGTCGTGGGCATCGGTGTGGCCGGCGCCAGCAGCCGGTCTCTGGCCGCGGCCTGCGACGAGTTCGTTACCTACGATGCATTGCCCGGGATACCCACTGCTGCAACGGAATCCGCACAACCGAAGAAACGCGACCGACGTCCGAGCACCGCCGCTGAGGCCGACGACGCACCGGCGGATGCGCAGGGCGCGGCCACCGGGTTGCTCGAACGCGCGCTGCGCATCGGCCTGGACAAGGACGACACCGAGTGGCTGCATAATTCCGAGGTCAAAGCCCAGATGAAGCGAATGGACCCGTCGTTCAGCGAAAAAGCCTTGGGCTTCAAATCATTCAGTGACTTCCTGCGGTCTCGCTCCGAGCTGGTCGAGCTCGACGAGACCAGCACCACGCGTTTAGTGCGGTTGCGCGCCGATACGGTTACGTAG